DNA sequence from the Nesterenkonia lutea genome:
CCGAGCGGGGACGGCGATCAGGGTCTGCATCTCGAGATGCATGTCTTCGATGTGGCTCTTGCGGGAGGCCGGGAGCGTGTGGCGATTCCGATGGCCCTGCGCAGCCGACCCTCTGCTCTGGCCGGCAAGACCGCTCTGGTCGGCCGGCTCGGCACGCCCCAGGGTGAGATGTGGGTCTACGACGGTGCCCGAGACCGGGCCTTCCTCGCCGCTTGGCACGAGATGGCGCGGCGCCAGCAGGGAAGCCGGAACGGCAGGTCCCGCGGGGAGGCCTTCGCTGATTTCGACGCGTGGCCTGCCTTCACCGCCAAGCTTCAGCGCGAACCGCTGGAGGCGGGGCTGACCACTGCGTCGCGCACCGCAGTCACCGCCGAGCCGGACGACGAGCAGTCGCGCCAGACAGTGGTCGACTTCATCCGGCGACCCGAGCCGCATCGCGCCGCCACCTTGGACACGGTGATGCGCATGGCGCGCACCGGCAGTCGCACGGTCGCCAGGGTGCTGGGGGTCGTGACCGGCAGCTGGCCTGAACCAGCCGGGGATGCTGGTGAGCTGCGCTGGGTCTCGGGAGACCTGGGCATCATTCGCGAAGCGGCACTCGCCGCTCCCGACGCCGCAGGACTGGCGCGCACGGCCCTGATGGAGGGATCCGACTTCACCGCTGAGGCCCGGCAGCTGGGCAGAGTCCTGGGCGACTTCCACTCCGACCTGGCGGCGACCTTCGGGGCGTATCCGCAGA
Encoded proteins:
- a CDS encoding maltokinase N-terminal cap-like domain-containing protein, which encodes MTRFRGEEQPGFLELVGTWLSQQSWFPGAPSRRAITRIGGLRLPAPSGDGDQGLHLEMHVFDVALAGGRERVAIPMALRSRPSALAGKTALVGRLGTPQGEMWVYDGARDRAFLAAWHEMARRQQGSRNGRSRGEAFADFDAWPAFTAKLQREPLEAGLTTASRTAVTAEPDDEQSRQTVVDFIRRPEPHRAATLDTVMRMARTGSRTVARVLGVVTGSWPEPAGDAGELRWVSGDLGIIREAALAAPDAAGLARTALMEGSDFTAEARQLGRVLGDFHSDLAATFGAYPQTGGQLGFMVDRAGSALQEQWATVRADLDESEATDLAEVVDLLKRQLRDADQSMTLQKIHGDLTANRLRRGTGDRGWIIDEAGGMVDHALPMRDVVTALMSLADLVMDTAHAAPDVQEPEGGTPDPVDFGLWYEQVTKSLLQGYRDSEADGAGIDSVFFHVAMLTEALELFHRWDGRWVFRPSMLLQSET